The nucleotide sequence CAAATAAGATGAAAATGTACAACAAAAACGGATAAGTAAAGATTTTGGCGGTGTTTAAACAGCTAAGCAATCATCCAGCTAGCTAGGTGGAAGGCAACGAGTTATAATTTTGTTTGAACATTGCTTATATGTATTATATAGACAATAAGAGGTAGTTGAAGGTAAAATACTTGACGATTAATCGAGGATGAACTCCAATTAATGTGAGTGATGGAATGGATAACCATGGTGGGTGTATGTCACTATTATTTATAAGAGTGTGTCCTTTTATTTACATTTATTTGACTATAATGACGGTGTATGTTGTCTGGTTAGCTGCAATGCACTCTTGCAGTCGGTCCAAAAACAAGCGAGTGCTTCTTTTTATTCTATTATCATGCTATAGTGGAATTACCAAGGGCCCGATCGTAATGGCGATGCGATATTCCTAGCAGCTGGCAGTAACCAGAAGAgtaagtttttttgttttgttttttcaacGACAAAAAGAGTGAGTGAATGAGAGGTAAATGTAGAACTGGGCGGGCCCACATGGTTGCTTCCTTGCTAGTTGTttaccagcccagcccaccaccaagATCGAGACACCAGCGtggcttttctttcttttttgtccctttcttcctcctcccctccccttccctgtcgatttttctccccctccccctcctcctcctcctcctcctcctcctataaaTCCTTCCTGCGGTGGCCTTTCCAAACTATACCAACCCATTCCTTCATACACCAACAATCCATCCATCCGTAGATCCATccatcccttcttcctcctcttacAAGCCAAGAAGCAGAGATCCAACAGTCAACAGAGGAGAAGAAGATGTTCGTCGATGCGGGCTTTAGCTTCTCCGCCTACTCTTCTTCACCGTTGGGCTACTACTACTCCTCCGTCTTCTCCTACCCCCACCCAGACTactcctccttctcctccccctcatCCTCCGCTGCTCCGGCGCAACCGCCGTCGCCACCTCTGCCTCTCCTGCACCAACAACATCAAGCCGCTATTATTGCTGCACCCAACACCGCCCCCGCCGCCATGTACCACCACCTCGTGAGTACCTTTTCCCCGCTATCATAATTTTTGCATACAGCAGGTTGTAATTTTCTTTAAACATTGCTTATATGTAATGTATGGAAAATAAGAGGGAGCTAAAGGTAATTTACTTAACGATTAATCGAGGATGAATTACAATTAATATGAGTGGATGGAATGGATGAACATCGTGGGTGTGTGCCACTATTATATATAAGAGTGTACTCTCTTATTTCCTTCTATTTGTCCCTAGTGAGGGTGTACGTTGTCTGGTTGGCTAAATGCACTCTGGCAGCTAGTCCAAAAAGAGTCGAGTGCTTCTTCTCCTTTTATCTTGTTACAAGAGGAATTACCAAGGTTGCGATCGTAATGGCCATGCAATATTGCTAGCTGCTAGTAGTAAGAAGAAGAGTGAGTAAGTGAATGAGAGGGAGATGCAGTAGTTGGGCTAATATGGTTGCTTCCTTGCCAGCTTGCTTGTTGTTTGCCAGCAGCAACATCCTAGCACTGCGTGTGTGTGATGCCCTGGCGTGCCCACGGCTTATCTTCGCCCTGGATGGATGGTCATTTGGGGCATGCAAATTAGATGAAAATGAGCAACAAAAGAGGTTAAGTAAATGGTTTGGTGGTAGATAGATAAACATGCAACCAGTCGGCCAGCTGGCTAGGTGGAAGGTAGTGGGTTGTAATTCGCGTGCTCGGGTCGGAAATAGTGTGGACGAGCACGTGGCCGGCCGTCACTTCCCGATGTGCCCAGGGCTTCTCTCTGCCTTGGAAGGATGTTCATTTGAGGCCGCAAATAAGAAGAAAATAAGGGATAAAAAATGGTTGAGTAAAGGGTTTGGTGGTAGATAGATAAACAGGCAACCAATCGGCCAACTAGCTAGGTGGAAGGTAGCGGGTTGTAATTTCCGTGCTCAGGTCGAAAACAGTGTGGACGAGTATGTGGCCGTCACGCCCCCGACGTGCCTAGGGATTGTCTCCAACCTGGATGGATGGTCATTTGAGGCACGCAAATAAGATGAAAATGAGCTACAACAATGGTTGAGTAAAGGGTTTGGTGGTAGATAGATAAACAGGCAACCAATCGGCTAGCTAGCTAGGTGGAAGGTAGCGGGTTGTAATTTCCGTGCTCAGGTCGAAAACAGTGTGGACGAGCATGTGGCCGTCACGCCCCCGACGTGCCTAGGGATTGTCTCCAACCTGGATGGATGGTCATTTGAGGCACGCAAATAAGATGAAAATGAGCTACAAAAATGGTTGAGTAAAGGGTTTGGTGGTACATAGATAAACAGGCAACCAATCGGCCAGCTAGCTAGGTGGAAGGTAGCGGGTTGTAATTTCCGTGCTCAGGTCGAAAACAGTGTGGACGAGCATGTGGCCGTCACGCCCCCGACGTGCCTAGGGATTGTCTCCAACCTGGATGGATGGTCATTTGAGGCACGCAAATAAGATGAAAATGAGCTACAAAAATGGTTGAGTAAAGGGTTTGGTGGTAGATAGATAAACAAGCAACCAATCGGCCAGCTAGCTAGGTGGAAGGTAGCGGGTTGTAATTTCCGTGCTCAGGTCGAAAACAGTGTGGACGAGCATGTGGCCGTCACGCCCCCGATGTGCCTAGGGATTGTCTCCAACCTGGATGGATGGTCATTTGAGGCACGCAAATAAGATGAAAATGAGCTACAAAAATGGTTGAGTAAAGGGTTTGGTGGTAGATAGATAAACAGGCAACCAATGCCAGCTAGCTAGGTGGAAGGTAGCGGGTTGTAATTTCCGTGCTCAGGTCGAAAACAGTGTGGACGAGCATGTGGCCGTCACGCCCCCGACGTGCCTAGGGATTGTCTCCAACCTGGATGGATGGTCATTTGAGGCACGCAAATAAGATGAAAATGAGCTACAAAAATGGTTGAGTAAAGGGTTTGGTGGTAGATAGATAAACAGGCAACCAATCGGCCAGCTAGCTAGGTGGAAGGTAGCGGGTTGTAATTTCCGTGCTCAGGTCGAAAACAGTGTGGACGAGCATGTGGCCGTCACGCCCCCGACGTGCCTAGGGATTGTCTCCAACCTGGATGGATGGTCATTTGAGGCACGCAAATAAGATGAAAATGAGCTACAAAAATGGTTGAGTAAAGGGTTTGGTGGTACATAGATAAACAGGCAACCAATCGGCCAGCTAGCTAGGTGGAAGGTAGCGGGTTGTAATTTCCGTGCTCAGGTCGAAAACAGTGTGGACGAGCATGTGGCCGTCACGCCCCCGATGTGCCTAGGGATTGTCTCCAACCTGGATGGATGGTCATTTGAGGCACGCAAATAAGATGAAAATGAGCTACAAAAATGGTTGAGTAAAGGGTTTGGTGGTAGATAGATAAACAGGCAACCAATCGGCCAACTAGCTAGGTGGAATGTAGCGGGTTGTAATTTGCGTGCTCAAGTCGAAAATAGTATGGACGATCACGTGGCCGTCTCGCCCCAGCGTGCCCGAGGCTTGTTTCCACCCTCTGGATGGATGGTCATTTGAGGCACGTAAATAAGATGAAAATGAACGGCAAAAAAGGATGAGTAAAGAGTTTGGCAGCGTATAAACAACCAACTAGTTAGGTGAAAGGCAGCGGGTTGTAATTTTGTTTAGACGTTGCTTATATGTAATATATATGGAAAATAAGAGAGAGGTGAAGGTAATTTACTTGACGATTAATGAAGGATGAAATAAGAGAGAGGTGGACCGAATAGATAAAAATCGTGGGTGTATGCTAGTATTGtgttcttttatttccttttatttgaCCATAATGAAAATGTATGTCTAGTTGGCAAGAATGCACTCTAGCAGTGTGTCCAAAAACAACCGAGTGTTTCTTCTCCATCTAGTATCATGCTATAAGAGGGTTTATCAAGGGTGTGATCGTAATGGCGATGCGATATTGGTAGCTGCTGGCAGCAACAAAGAAGAGTGAGTTTTTATGTTTTGTTTTTGAGGCGACAAGAAGAGGGAGTGAATGAGAGGGAAATGTAGAACCGGACGGGCCCATATGGTTGCTTCCATCTTGCTTGTTGTTgaccagcccagcccagcccagcccaccaccaatATGGAGACACCAGCCtggcttttctttctttttttgtctctttcttcctcctcccctcccccgccgctctttcttcttcctcctccccccttgcttctTCTCCTCGTATAAATCCTTCCTGCGGCGGCCTTTCCAATCTCTCCCAACCCATTCCTTCACCCGTTCGGAGATCCATccattccttcttcctcctccaacaacaaGTGAAGAAGCAGAACCCATAAGTCAacgtagaagaagaagaagaagatgttggcCGACGCGGGCTTCAGCTTCTCCGCCTACTCTTCTTCGCAGCCGGGGCCGGGGCCGGGCTACTCATACTCATACTCCCCCACAGTCTTCTCCCACCCACACCCAGACCACTCCTCCACCTCTGCCTCCGATGCTCCGGCGCAACCGCCGCCAGCACTGCCGCTCCTGCATCAACAACATCAAGCCgccgctgctgttgctgttgctgcacCCGACGACACCGCCGCCATCTACCACCTCCTCGTGAGTAGTACTTGTCGATTTCCCATTTCTTCTACTCCATTAGTTTGCATAGATGCACCAATTACCTCACCTAGTTCCTCTGCAAGCGATCTCCTCTCTTCTCCTGCGTCACATCACATCAACTGCCGCCGCCGCCAATTCTTCTCGTCTCCGTCCGTCGAGACAAATTATAATGTCGCTTTCAGCCTTCTTGTTTTTGCGCCCCACCTTGAATATCGACGGCCTCTGCTCTGCTCTCAGGGGCGAATAAAATGCAGACTATCAACTCTTCTGTATATACTTATGGACAAGTAAAGGGAGGAGGTGTCAACTAGTCTAGACTAGAAACAACCTCCCTTTAGTGGAGGAGTATTAAAaatgggatatatatatatatatatatatatattaaaaatgggatatatatatatatatatatcccatttttaatatatatatatatatatatatcccattTTTAATACTCCTCCACTAATTACCAAAAATGACATCCCTAATACTTACTGCCCACCTTTAATCACTCACTGCTTCTTCCACCCTTTGCTTTACTTTTCTTGTTGCAAAAATAATATCTAGACAAGACAAAGCGTTAGAGATGTTGTCTTGTGATTTAACATAGTATGTAATCGACGGCAGATTATATGATCCTCACTACTTTTTACTAAAAGATCCCAGATAACAGTTGGCCTTGTTGCCTTTGAATCTTCTCGCACACGAGGCCAGCCAGGTCACACATATATTTTAATTTCCTTCTCTTTCTTTAGCTGCCAATTTGAAGTGAATTACGATGTGTTTTTGGCCAATTTGAGATGCCCCTGTCCCTGAGCGGTATCATGTGGTGTGGTGGTAGCAAAGCATGACATGTGCACCTACGCTGAAATACAATAACGATAAATAGTGCTCTACATGCAGCTACCTCTTTATTTACTAccactttgctttttatttttactGAGGTTCCTTTTTACTGAATGAGTGAATGAATTGCCCTACTCTGTTCATGTTGAGTTTACTTCATTATACTTGTAGAAATGAAGTACTAGCTTTGATTCTTTCTGGTACCAGAAATTAAGTGTTTCTCATTCTTTTAGGATTAAATATTTTGTCACCTCTAATATTTTGTTTCATGCATGTATGGAAAAAAAATAACAGGGAGACATGGGGCAGCCATCCCTGATATCAGAGTATGACCTGGGAGCAGAGGGTGACCTGTTCAAGGCTCCGGAGCCCATAATCGAGGAGCCGCTGCTCGCCctcgaccccgtcgccgccgccatctccatgaTGTCCGGCAGCAACAACGCCATGAACGACACCATCAAGGCCTCGGACATGAGCTTGAGTGAGGCACTGTACAAGTGCGAGAAGGAgctcatggaggagtcggccatcgAGGAGACGATATCCGAACTGCTGAACGTCAAGATCCCCATGCTGCAGGTCGAGGACGTGCCCGGGGAGCTCAGGGCCTCTGCCGACGAATGCTCGCTCCAGAAGAGCATCAGCCTTAACTCGGCCGACTGGATGAACGGGTCGGCGGTGACGCCCAACTTCTTCGACTTCCAAGGGCTTGACTTCGAAGCGGCATTCGGGCTCCGGCGAGTCTACAGCGAGGGTGACATTCACCTTTGTGACATGGTGATGACAATTTCCTTTCTCTCCCTGTTGCACTGCACAACACAACACTAGATGGAAATGGAATTATTGTGATGACCTTTCACCTTTGTGACTCCAAGTGAGCACAGCTGTCGAAAAAAGAGACGGCAAGTACACAAACCAAACCTAAAAGGCGTTGCTTTCTCATGGCATTGGACAAaaacctcactgatatagtagtGTAGTGCTTTGCTCAACATGAAAAGGCCGTTCCGTTCCGTTATATAAATAAAAGCTATAAATAACAGCTAGCTAGTGATGTGATCTCAGAGGTTGCTAATTCTGCTCAAAGCCACCTTTCCCTTAATGGCCTCCTCACTGCTTTAGCTGATACTATAGGGCACACTCACCACTAGTATATATAGCAACACTTGCTGTGTGGTATCTTTCAAGTTGCTTAGTTTTTTCTCATTCACACGCACACACGATGTATAGATAAATGCCATGTTATCCTAATATGTGTTTAGGTAGGATCAACTTTTTAATAGTGGGACTGCAAGCCTAAGATTACTTATTAGGATCTTTTTACCTCTTTTTTCGACAGAGGCTTGGTGCCAATACCCCTCGAGCTGGGATCGCGGCAAATGTGCAGGCATCTGGTGAGAGGCTTGTGACCATCAGTGACCTGAAAAGGGAGGAAAGGAAGCAAAAGCTCAACAGGTACAGGGAGAAGAAGATCCAGAGGAACTTTGGCAGAAAGATCAAGGTACACAAACTAAtctctcttccttttcttcccGTACTAACACACAAGTAAAATAAACAAGAAGGGTGATAGATCAGAGTGTGTGTTGCAGTATGCTTGCAGGAAGGCTCTGGCAGACAGCCAGCCGAGGGTGCGAGGGAGGTTCGCCAAGATGGACGATGGCTACATGCTCAAGCCAAGGAAGTAGACAGCCATGGAAGGCCACCGAGGTTGCTGCGAAGCTGATGAGGAAGTTAGACAAGGTTGTTGCAGGAAGCTGATGAGCACGTTGAGGTGCAGGGCGCAGGCTTCAAGCATGTTATATTTGGTGTTCCTTCTCCCCCAACAGCGGCAGCGAACCATTCAGTTGCAAGGTCGCCTTCGCTCTTATACTCGAGAGCTCTGCAAGTACTAAGAGGCGTCTCTCTGATGGCCAAGATCTTGTCTTCAACATGAACAACTCTAGTACTTAGACTCTGAGAGTATAGAGTTTACTAGTGTTGAGGATAGGAGTGTCTCGTAAAAGAGTTTGCACTGAGAAAGGCGAGCCAAAGTACTTTACTTTTTCCGTATCCCGAAACTGTCGTTCTCTAGCCTCTTTGGAACAGAGCTTTACTTAATACATGACATTTATCCTCATCTCCGTTGCCATATATAGGAGTCTCCGTTGCCATCTTACTAAATATCTCTAGTAAACCTTCTTTCTTAGGGATCCATTGATCTCTTTGGATTTCGATCTTTTTTTTGTTACCAATTCTCCAATTGAGGCCTCTCTTTAAAAGTTGGAGCCCAAATTCGATACCTCTCCAAAGTAGGGAGGCGTCGGCTTGATGCCCTGCAAATGCATAGAGTTTAGTTGTAGCTTTTTCTAATTAAGAGTATCGATCCCATAGAGAGCACATGAATCAGTCTTTGTCTCTTAGAGGATTTAAATAGCAATACTTGCAAGTTAAAAGCAATCCAAAGTAAAGTGGAAACAGTCAAA is from Triticum aestivum cultivar Chinese Spring chromosome 1B, IWGSC CS RefSeq v2.1, whole genome shotgun sequence and encodes:
- the LOC123102028 gene encoding uncharacterized protein isoform X2, yielding MFVDAGFSFSAYSSSPLGYYYSSVFSYPHPDYSSFSSPSSSAAPAQPPSPPLPLLHQQHQAAIIAAPNTAPAAMYHHLGDMGQPSLISEYDLGAEGDLFKAPEPIIEEPLLALDPVAAAISMMSGSNNAMNDTIKASDMSLSEALYKCEKELMEESAIEETISELLNVKIPMLQVEDVPGELRASADECSLQKSISLNSADWMNGSAVTPNFFDFQGLDFEAAFGLRRVYSEGDIHLCDMRLGANTPRAGIAANVQASGERLVTISDLKREERKQKLNRYREKKIQRNFGRKIKYACRKALADSQPRVRGRFAKMDDGYMLKPRK
- the LOC123102028 gene encoding uncharacterized protein isoform X1, with protein sequence MLADAGFSFSAYSSSQPGPGPGYSYSYSPTVFSHPHPDHSSTSASDAPAQPPPALPLLHQQHQAAAAVAVAAPDDTAAIYHLLGDMGQPSLISEYDLGAEGDLFKAPEPIIEEPLLALDPVAAAISMMSGSNNAMNDTIKASDMSLSEALYKCEKELMEESAIEETISELLNVKIPMLQVEDVPGELRASADECSLQKSISLNSADWMNGSAVTPNFFDFQGLDFEAAFGLRRVYSEGDIHLCDMRLGANTPRAGIAANVQASGERLVTISDLKREERKQKLNRYREKKIQRNFGRKIKYACRKALADSQPRVRGRFAKMDDGYMLKPRK